Proteins found in one Amphiura filiformis chromosome 14, Afil_fr2py, whole genome shotgun sequence genomic segment:
- the LOC140169848 gene encoding uncharacterized protein isoform X1 has product MASKGQRACNSDALINKATYECSNKDKPLKRHWYVDTADYGPDYGDWFLSRKNGNWVLQRAADGKLPAESQFLVYTFTTSTPSQGLAIMQIQADSYKEAAKDCLAASEETYASQLDILDLPNNLITDRIGANCRLFEAVGGLSKKPVNKEEPQTEILLLEGMNTFESIYHRGHYLAYDPRKIKRETTSIPVKLIEDKPRHWFKYKRVFNAYYTTSGTDSKKYKRGFTAYKKSGVCTRSGSRKKKMATQGSRAPRKANKQM; this is encoded by the exons ATGGCAAGCAAGGGACAGCGTGCTTGCAACAGTGATGCACTCATCAACAAG GCAACGTACGAGTGTTCGAACAAAGATAAACCATTGAAACGGCATTGGTATGTTGATACGGCTGATTACGGCCCGGATTACGGTGATTGGTTCCTGTCCAGGAAAAATGGAAACTGGGTGCTTCAACGTGCTGCTGACGGTAAATTGCCAG CCGAAAGCCAATTCTTGGTGTATACATTTACTACCTCGACCCCCTCACAAGGGTTAGCAATTATGCAAATTCAGGCCGATTCGTACAAGGAGGCAGCTAAAGATTGTCTGGCAGCATCAGAAGAGACTTATGCATCGCAGCTGGATATATTA GATTTACCAAACAACCTGATCACAGATCGTATCGGAGCAAATTGTAGACTTTTTGAGGCAGTAGGGGGCCTATCCAAGAAACCTGTAAATAAGGAAGAGCCACAAACGGAAATTTTGTTGCTGGAGGGCATGAATACGTTTGAAAGCATATATCACCGTG gCCATTATCTTGCATATGACCCGAGAAAAATAAAGAGGGAGACAACATCCATTCCGGTGAAATTAATCGAGGATAAGCCGCGGCATTGGTTCAAGTACAAGCGAGTCTTTAATGCATATTATACGACATCGGGTACAGATTCGAAGAAATACAAGCGAGGCTTTACTGCATATAAAAAATCGGGTGTTTGCACTAGAAGCGGTTCCAGGAAGAAAAAGATGGCGACTCAAGGGTCGCGAGCCCCACGTAAAGCCAACAAACAAATGTGA
- the LOC140169848 gene encoding uncharacterized protein isoform X2 encodes MASKGQRACNSDALINKATYECSNKDKPLKRHWYVDTADYGPDYGDWFLSRKNGNWVLQRAADGKLPAESQFLVYTFTTSTPSQGLAIMQIQADSYKEAAKDCLAASEETYASQLDILDLPNNLITDRIGANCRLFEAVGGLSKKPVNKEEPQTEILLLEGMNTFESIYHRGESFCSFKSYTRMVQK; translated from the exons ATGGCAAGCAAGGGACAGCGTGCTTGCAACAGTGATGCACTCATCAACAAG GCAACGTACGAGTGTTCGAACAAAGATAAACCATTGAAACGGCATTGGTATGTTGATACGGCTGATTACGGCCCGGATTACGGTGATTGGTTCCTGTCCAGGAAAAATGGAAACTGGGTGCTTCAACGTGCTGCTGACGGTAAATTGCCAG CCGAAAGCCAATTCTTGGTGTATACATTTACTACCTCGACCCCCTCACAAGGGTTAGCAATTATGCAAATTCAGGCCGATTCGTACAAGGAGGCAGCTAAAGATTGTCTGGCAGCATCAGAAGAGACTTATGCATCGCAGCTGGATATATTA GATTTACCAAACAACCTGATCACAGATCGTATCGGAGCAAATTGTAGACTTTTTGAGGCAGTAGGGGGCCTATCCAAGAAACCTGTAAATAAGGAAGAGCCACAAACGGAAATTTTGTTGCTGGAGGGCATGAATACGTTTGAAAGCATATATCACCGTG GTGAATccttttgcagctttaaaagctATACTAGGATGGTGCAGAAGTGA